The genomic region GAGTGAtaaggtggaatgtcttgtgcaagatcttgaggcggagcaggagcaggggacccaAGCTCAGGGTTAGGGTTGGGGTTGGGTAGCTTGTCTTCGACcggttcatcttccacctgttcattaaaaaGTGAACTAGGAAAAGGATCAATGATATCTGGTGGTTAAAAAGAGAAGTCTATAGGAGAATCATGAGTAACTACAAGAGGATAAGGAGCAGCTATAGAAGGAATATGTGCCTCATCTGGAAAAAGATCTAAGACAGAGGAGGAAGATAGGGAggcacggaagtgagagagcttgacaaagaggcgatgttcccaaaagacaacattacgGGAGATACGAAGGCGATGAGAAACAGGATCATAACatcgataccccttttgagtttcaccATAGCCAATAAAACAACAGAGCCTTGACCAAgactcaagtttgttatgctcatgtggctgaagaagaatgaaacaGGCGAAACCGAAGGAGTGAAGGTGATGATAATCTGGAAATGACCTAAAAAGGCACttatatggagtttgattttggatgacaggactgggaatgTGATTAATAGCATGAAGTACAGCCTCGCCCCAagaaggagcaggaactttggcagagagaaggaaagtacgaacagtgtcaagaatatgacaaaGTTTTcattcggctctaccattttgctgagaggtacttggacaagttagttgatgaacagtgccataggaatgcaaaatagcttggaaagcatattgagtgtattgaagagcattatcagatcgaaaattTTTGATGCGTTTGGAAAACTGAGTTTCAACCAATTTTgcaaaattacaatatatttgCAATAATTTAGAACGatgttttatatgaaaaattcaactatagcgagagtaatcatcaacaaagacaacaaaatatcgagatccactaatactagagacagaggaaggcccccaaacatcagaatgaataaggtcaaagatataagtggatattgattcactagtattgaaaggcaaagctagttgttttcctaactgagatgaaacacaatcaaaattttctgtagatactgaacctaacaaacttcTAGAAGCGAATTCTTGAACCCGAGAGGaagatgcatgaccaagttgGGCATGTCAAAGTGtaagggaaggaatagaagaaacaatAGCAGCTGTAGCAACAGAAataggagcaacaagtggaagacgaaggttgtccacgtgAAACATACACCCAACTCTAGGACCGGTCCTAAGCTCCTGTCCCGTCCTCGAATCCTGTACAATACACCTAGAATAATAAAAGATAATGCGATAACCCAAGttagctaattgtcccacagaaaataaattgtaagaatggtcaagaatattaaaaaccccaaaaaccgagaggttggaggttgaaacagaacctatattatgattagacattgtggaaccatttgttgtgcgaatattaagagggtgtggtgcagatttaagtttagaaaataaggataagtgaggtgtcatgtgataaCAACAAGCAGAATctataagccaagaggaaggagaaaTACCAGATAAAgttgagagagaaaaggaataagatgcattaccaaccatgcGAATGACAttagcgatgatgtttttaaggttaTTTGTGGACATGGTGATAGTGCGTCCAGAAGAATTAGATTGTGCAGAGACAGGAGACATTGGTTGGATgctctcaatgttagcaataatggcagcagaaattgaaacagTTGACTTGTTACgatgatagcaagtctcaacattgtggccaaaacgtttgcaaaaatgcTTCTTAGATTATCGGTCACGGTTATTGCAATAAGAAGAAGACATGTCCTTATTCtttatttagaagcaaaatatgcaaaaacgGACtgtaaaaaatgaaatcaatgtgaaaaattgggtaaggagcacctggactacaaaaagtcaactctaGCAAAAAGTCAACGACTAACTTTGTCGAAGTCAAATTCAAAGTCAACGCTTGAAAGAGTCAACTGCCTAAGTCAAAGTCAAGCTGGAGATGACGTTAGCGTGATGTGGTAGAGATGACGTCAGCGGATGACGCAACTAGGGTTGATTTGGCAAAATGACGTCAGCAGGTGCGGTCCAGGCATGTGGTAGCACGTGAAGGTGTGTGGAGGCGTATGGCGGCGCGTGGCTGAACTCACTGAAAGTTTGGATCGCGCGCGAGGGCGCGTGGATCAGCGTATGGTGACGTTTCCGGTGTGGTTGAGTAGATCGTTTGACGAGCTACACACTGATATGATTTGTGTCTTAGTCAGAGGTCAAAAGCGATAAATTTGACGAAGGCAGTGGTCTTGGTGGCGAAGATTGAGCTTCTGTGGCGGAGATTCAACCCTGAGACCTTTAACGGCGGCGGGGTAGTCAGGAGAGGCACTAAAAAGGCTTACTGATCGGAGAAGTTAAGGCAGTGGAAATTACTGACAAAGACAAGACTGCAGAACACAAAAAAGTTAGTgcaatggctctgataccatgttagaaatgcTGAATAAGTGTATTGCATTTCTCAGTgtaagaatatacatgagtgcttttatataggaggcatatgagtgcagtacaagtaagaatGTAGTACAAGAATATATGCTAcacaagtaatctagttgggccttaagcccacaacactatatacgttaacaaaagataaaatgGATCAAATCAATATTCAAGCAATATAAggtagttttataaaaaaaaccatgacaatgaaaataaattgtatgTACCTAACATAAGACTTCAGATGCATTTCTTCAAATACTCAAATACTTTGAGGTGGAATTGAGAAACCACagagaaaaaaatgattagaaaaACCGCAAAATCCTTAGTACAtagtataaaaataattcacAATCTGTAGATAGATCGTAATTATTGtaacattaattaatttcacaaaaaGTGCATTCACaccacttttttgttttgaaatgggACATTCACATTACATTTAGTACTGTACAACAATCACAATTTGCCATCACTAAAGTAGTGAAATCTGTGGTGGAACCTTCAATTATCTACCATGTGTATTCCTCATTATACGTGACATTAAGGAATGCCATAAAAAATCTTTGCATCTGCATGGGAAAAATTAGATAAATAGACCCCATTAATTCTCTCCACTTTTGGGTTGTGTGTTCCAAGCAACCTTGCAAAACcaaaaggaattaaaaaagaaaaagaaaagaaagacgTACATGAGAAACCATaaaacaaatgtttttttttaattaattatagaaaaattaagcAATAAGTGTTACTGGGTCTAAACTCTAAActatgaacaaaaaaagaaaaaagaaaaaagaatcttaAGTAGTCTTCTTGGTAAGTTGCCACATTTAAGCATTTATAAGGTTTACTACCCTAAACAATTGAAGTAATTAGTAAGTTACCTGTGCAATGTACagataattttgtgatattttatgtaagacGGTTTTGGATaatattgtacatatattataaagaaaaagtaaactaaattagagtaaagaaacatatacattttgatatattaaaaattagtttagtagcTTCACTGTATATTTTTAGCATTCTTAAggtaatattaattttttttaagaatcatgaaaccaaaaataaatgcaaaagagtaataggaccatgaaaatcaactaaTGTGTGTTGTGCTCAAATATTTCATAccatgaaataaaagtatgtccaactcttTGACTGTCTTCCACTCATTGATAGTGCAATACTAAGACATGGTGTGGGCAAGTGTATATACATGCATGTATATAttaaaccatggtagaatatggcTTTACATTGTGCACCAAATATTATCTCTACTTAtatactcaaaacaaaaattatccaaccaaattacctaagcctaaatcatatttaagcccttaatttaaaaagaaaaaagaaaaaaaattatccataaGAGTTTCGACGTCTTAATGGTGGTGGAAAACCAGTATAACAGAGATGGTGACCCCTTagattcttctttctctctctttcaaatattttgttagttttatttcttttattttggtaatatatagtgaaatagtgcattttatttaacaatccacaacaCTTTTGTGTCTATCTATCTCTCTTTAGGATCTTATctagttagttattactattagtccttacttattttatttttgcttaaaaaaaaaaactaaaatagtggatatgctaaaagacatgaagaatatATAGAGAAATGTGTAGTGTAAGGTTAGCCAATTAAtgagataatagtaaaataagttaatgtgaaCTTTaagataacagtaaaaaaaaaaaaaggtcaaagaaagagttaaaaaatggctaaatgcatttttttttgaaagcgcTGCAAATTTCATTCATTGAGACTGAATAGAGTCAACATACAATGCCTCCAAGGCTGGTGGTGGAGAGTCCTCCAACCAGTATACATCTTCAGCTATAGTTTTTGCATACCGTGCTAAAGAGTGAGCTACACCATTAGCATCCCTTCCCACTAGTTTTATTTCTGCCCACTGTAACCCAGCAATCAAGCATTGTATGTCAGCAAAAATATAACCTAGCCGAGATAAATTTGTATCCTTGGACTTAATAAATTCAGCACCTGTGCGTTGTCTCCTTCAATCACCAATTCAGAAAATCCGATATCAATGGCAAATTCTAGAGCTCTGCGACATGCAAGAACTTCAGCTTCCATACTATCTTGTACCTTAGGACCCTTGGCAGACGTAGCTCCCATTACTTCACCCTTTTCATTGCGAATAATAGCACCTATACGAGAGCACTTCATGTTCGAGAAAATGGCTGCATCAAAGTTAAGTTTAAACCTCGAATTTGGTGGTGGGCACCATCTGCTCTCTGTGCTGGTTCTGCAAATTACATTTAGCTGTTCTTGAGCTTGCTGAAATTCTGCTAGAAGGTCAGTAGCTCTTTTGTTCAGTTGGGTTGGTGGCTGAAGCTTCCCTCCATGTAAAATCCTATTTCGTTGGTTCCATATGAGCCAGGCTTGGACTTAAAATAGCTCAAATTCTTCTCTTGACAGCCGGTCCTGCAACTCCTCAAATAATTGCATTGAGTCCCGTTGACCCCCCACATATTTTTGGAACTTCACTAAGCTGCTTGCCCAAACCTCCCTCGCCACTCCACACTCCTACAAAACATGAACCCCTGTTTCCGAAGCACTCCTGCACAGCTCACATGTATCATCCACCATAATTTGTCGATGGACTAAATTTTCTCGGGTTGGAAGTATATTTTGACACACCCTCCAGCCAAAGACTTTGATCTTATTAGGCACCTTGAGCTTCCATAACATTGCCCAGATTTTATGGCCACTTTGCCCTCTTGAACTTTCTGTCCAATCCTCCCCCCTAAGTACTTGAATTGCCATATAATACCTGATTTCACAGAATATGTTCCCCTGGCTGTGTGAAGCCACATCACCGAGTCTACTACCTGTCTTCTACTTAGAGGTATTCTCAAAATTGCCTCTGCATCTTCCTTATGAAGCTTTGACATGATGAGCTCTCTATCCCATCACCGTAAATCAGGGTCTATAAGTTCAGACACTCTCCATTCCCATTCTTCCTTAACAGGGTGGACAAGAATTTTATTTGTGGGGTGATATGGGATCCACCTTTCCGTCATAACCCTTATGGATGATCCATCTCCCACCCTCCAATAGCATCCCTTTTTTAAAACAGGTTGGGCAGCCATTATACTCTTCCAAATAAATGAGCTATTTGGCGAATTAACTGCTTCCAAGAAAGTGCATCGTGGGAAATAACGTGCTTTGAGACACTTGAACACTAAAGAATCTTGATTTTGCAGTAATCTCCATCCTTGTTTGGCTAGCATGGCGAGATTGAAGGCCTTCAAGTCTTGGAAACCCATACCTCCAACTTTCTTAGCTTGAGTTAAGATACTCCACCTATGCCAATGGATTTTCCTCTCCCTCTCCACTTGACCCCACCAGAAATTCGCACACATTTTATTGAGTTCATCACAAAGTTTTGTTGGTAATTGGAATACGGCCATTGTGTATGTGGGGATAGATTGTGCCACGGCTTTAATCAACACCTCTTTCCCGGCTTTGGACAACAGCTTTCCTTTCCcggctaaatgcaaaattagagcgcTACTTGGTAGGACCTCATGCACTCCTGCATAAGGTctctgcatatatatatatatatatatatatatatatatttgaggataataaataatgaaaataaattcttgGTAAGTTGCCACATTCAAGCATTTATAAGGTTTGCTAACCAAAACAATTGAAGTAATGATAATAagtaatgaaaataataaaatgctgAAAGAAAGCCAAGAGTAAAGAGTTCCTAAAGAAAAGCAGAGAACCTTACTACCCAAAATAAATTCTTGGTTAGTTGCTTGACCTTCACATATTAAGTCTCCAAAAGGCCTGGGCAAGAGGTGAaagataaagaaataaagaaaaaaaaatgtggttgtAAATAATTTAGTAAACGCTAGAACTTTCACTTTGTAGCCATTTATATCCTCATAGTTGTATCAAGCAAAGGTGCAAATTTTTACGAATGCTCAGCGAATAACTAAAAGGGCATGTGATAACTAAAAAGACATGCAAAGGTTATAGGTATAGAACATAGCTCTCTACAAACTAAAAACCTagatgaagaaaaacaaaatacatgcTAGGATTTAGAGGCGAgagtcactacaaaaaaaggttttatagctgcgtttttaaaacgtgtcTATAGCTCaaaaaaatgtggctataggaCGATTtggtctatagctgcgtttttttagGCCACGTTTTCAACCGTGGCATAAAATATGTGACTATAGAAATCTGATTGTTTCTCGAGAAAAACAAATCGAGATCTAGGGAGAGAGAAGGGGAGACTTACGAGGTGGTGAAGGTGGGAGGCGTGGGAGCGATGGACGACTGGGCTATGTTGGTGCCAGTGTGTAGGATCAGTGGTGAGTGTTAGTAGGAGTCGCTTAGGGTTCGAAGGGAAGAgacagagtttttctttttttggtgtttgatatTTGGTGCCTTAgggggtttttatttatttatttatagtcaATGCTGTAGTCTCGTTTACATAAACGTAGCTTTAGGGGTGACTATGGCCGCATTTTTCAATAAACGCGACTTTAGGATAGACCTATAGCCATGTTTTATGAATGCAGCTTCAGgacatattaacaaaaaaaaaaaaaaacatttcagaTGGGTCTAAAGCCgcattttaaaaacgcggcttcaaccCAACCTAGAAAAACGCAGCTAGAACACCTTCAAACGCGGCTACCGACCTGATCTTGGGCCGTGTTTGACGCACGTGGCTATACTTCTAGCTTTGTAGCTGCATTTCAATGAAACACAGCTCAAACAGGATCTTAGGCCGCATTTTTgcaaacgcggcctaagactcACGTGTTTTGTAGTGAGTTGAGGGTTGGCAATAGTTGAAACAAGAGAGACTATAAACATAGATCTATGTCTTAGGAAGGGAAAAGGCGCAGGTTCAAAGGTTTTTGTGTAGtgtattcttaattttttattttttatgttttattttctctttagtAGTGTGTTATAATTTGTTTGGATGGAAGATTGTttctattaactatataaaaagagccaatagctcatgaatagtgttttttggtttattcaattagtgagatgcacttttttttttcccttcaagtaCACCAGTTggtttgagctttttttttagtatctttatatgtttacatTGTAAATACACAAAAAGTGgcaaatattatacatatttgcacaaaaaaggtaaatattatacaaattttgcaaatgtgtacaaaattttccaattttaatatgtctacaatataaatttatattgtaaatacAATGTATACAtaaagatattgtgaaaatgttgtgacgcATGTGTCAATTCCTTatgggtcaaaataaaataaaataaaataataaaatctcaTACCGAGATCTAACACAagtaaaaataaaggtattgtattgtgaaaatgtcgtgattttttttgttattacaatatttttacaactattGAGGTGTAAGTTccttataagtcaaaataagataataaaatattagagtAGGACCCACCATGGTTGAAAATAGAGGTATTGTAAAAACGttgtaatattttgttgtattcatagacctttttttttttgttggtttagtcaaatttagtaatctctatataaaaaaatgaatggaaaaagTTACTGTAGCTTCGTTACAGTAGTTTTGGCTTGTTCAATATTCAATGTTTTGTTGgccgctttttttttttgtgtatatgtAAAGCTGTAGTAGATTTGCtacattatttttggtttgtccaaTTCGCACtgttttacattataataaaatattaacacaacaaattgatacaatattttcacaattgtaaaGTTGTTAATTCCTTacaagttgaaataaaataataaaatatcatactacaatcaaccacaactaaaaataaagattttgtgaaaaaagaaatgctacatctacaatattttttacaatacttcATAACAAAACATAggtgataaattatttttggttctaatttaaacttactcATGAAACTACTTTTTTTCCCACCAAAAACG from Castanea sativa cultivar Marrone di Chiusa Pesio chromosome 11, ASM4071231v1 harbors:
- the LOC142616273 gene encoding putative mitochondrial protein AtMg00310; its protein translation is MAVFQLPTKLCDELNKMCANFWWGQVERERKIHWHRWSILTQAKKVGGMGFQDLKAFNLAMLAKQGWRLLQNQDSLVFKCLKARYFPRCTFLEAVNSPNSSFIWKSIMAAQPVLKKGCYWRVGDGSSIRVMTERWIPYHPTNKILVHPVKEEWEWRVSELIDPDLR